A part of Lactobacillus sp. ESL0700 genomic DNA contains:
- the atpE gene encoding F0F1 ATP synthase subunit C codes for MSQAFKYLAAALAAGIAALAASWGNGKVITKTIESMARQPESAGNLRSTMFIGVGLIEAVPILAVVVAFLILFL; via the coding sequence ATGTCACAAGCTTTTAAATATTTAGCTGCAGCACTTGCAGCAGGAATCGCTGCTTTAGCTGCTTCTTGGGGTAACGGAAAAGTTATTACTAAGACAATTGAAAGCATGGCTCGTCAACCAGAAAGTGCTGGTAATTTAAGATCAACAATGTTTATCGGTGTTGGTTTGATTGAAGCCGTTCCTATTTTGGCAGTCGTTGTTGCGTTCCTGATTCTCTTCCTTTAA
- the atpF gene encoding F0F1 ATP synthase subunit B: MTFQTLFAASGHIYLGNTLWYLIVFAILLALVKHYAWGPVSDMMEKRRQKVINDLDSAASDRKKAEILANEREAALKNSRQEATQILSDAKANAEKTSSKIVADANNDAASIHDKAKADAAQAKVDALNEARGQVADISVAIAEKVIAKNLSAADQKDLVDQFIKGLNE; the protein is encoded by the coding sequence ATGACATTTCAAACTTTATTTGCAGCCTCAGGTCATATTTATCTTGGTAATACCCTTTGGTATTTAATTGTTTTTGCAATTTTGCTTGCTTTAGTTAAGCATTATGCTTGGGGACCAGTCTCCGACATGATGGAGAAACGGCGCCAAAAGGTAATTAATGATTTGGATTCAGCTGCAAGCGATCGTAAAAAAGCTGAAATTTTAGCTAATGAGCGTGAAGCTGCCTTGAAGAATTCAAGACAAGAGGCAACTCAGATTCTCTCTGATGCAAAGGCTAATGCGGAAAAGACAAGCAGCAAGATTGTGGCTGATGCCAATAACGATGCTGCTTCAATTCACGATAAAGCTAAGGCTGATGCTGCTCAAGCAAAAGTTGATGCTTTGAATGAAGCACGCGGTCAAGTTGCAGATATTTCTGTAGCAATTGCTGAAAAGGTAATTGCCAAGAATTTATCTGCTGCTGACCAAAAAGATTTAGTCGATCAATTCATTAAGGGGCTGAATGAATAA
- the atpH gene encoding ATP synthase F1 subunit delta codes for MALSREEIAARYGTALFGYAQDMNSLDAVHADLQELAQAVSANPQILSVFSDPIFNSDEKRASLAVIEKDLNAEVQNFLNFLLEYDRFADLLDIIDRFNDLYDQKNKITSGTATTAVKLDDAQLAALSKSYAQKYGLKDVRLENKVDESILGGVVLRIGDRLIDGSVKNKLKKIRVQLINKD; via the coding sequence ATGGCCTTAAGTAGAGAAGAAATAGCTGCACGTTACGGAACAGCACTGTTCGGCTACGCACAGGATATGAATTCTTTGGATGCTGTTCATGCGGATTTACAGGAGTTAGCGCAAGCTGTTTCTGCTAATCCGCAGATCTTGAGTGTTTTTAGTGATCCGATTTTTAATAGCGATGAAAAAAGGGCTTCACTTGCGGTGATTGAAAAAGATCTCAACGCCGAAGTACAGAACTTTTTGAATTTTCTACTAGAATATGATCGTTTTGCGGATTTGCTTGATATTATTGATCGTTTTAACGATTTATATGATCAGAAAAACAAGATTACGTCAGGTACTGCAACTACGGCAGTCAAGCTTGACGATGCGCAATTAGCTGCTTTAAGTAAAAGCTATGCGCAAAAGTACGGCTTAAAGGATGTTCGACTTGAAAATAAAGTAGACGAAAGCATCTTAGGCGGTGTAGTCTTACGCATTGGTGACCGTTTAATTGACGGCTCCGTTAAAAACAAGCTGAAGAAGATCCGCGTTCAGTTAATAAATAAAGATTAA
- the atpA gene encoding F0F1 ATP synthase subunit alpha has translation MSIKAEEISSLIKQQLEHYDDKLDINEVGVVTYIGDGIARAHGLNNVLANELLEFDNGSYGIAQNLEANDVGIIILGNFDNIREGDQVKRTGQIMRVPVGDALIGRVVNPLGQPVDGLGEIKTDKTRPIESNAPGVMQRQSVNQPLQTGIKAIDALVPIGRGQRELIIGDRKTGKTSLAIDTILNQKGQDVICIYVFIGQKESTVRTEVETLKRFGAMDYTIVVEAGPSEPAPMLYIAPYAGTAMGEEFMYNGKDVLVVFDDLSKQAVAYRELSLLLRRPPGREAYPGDVFYLHSRLLERSAKLSDELGGGSMTALPFIQTEAGDISAYIPTNVISITDGQIFLQSDLFFAGTRPAIDAGNSVSRVGGSAQIKAMKKVAGTLRTDLAAFHELESFAQFGSDLDQATQAKLNRGRRVVEVLKQPLHDPIPVEKQVLILYALTHGYLDSIPVEDIARFEKEMYDNFDSSHADLLKQIRETGELPDEKELQAAISKFADSFSPSNK, from the coding sequence TTGAGCATTAAAGCAGAAGAAATTAGCTCTTTAATCAAGCAGCAACTTGAGCACTATGATGACAAGCTCGACATTAATGAAGTCGGGGTTGTAACATACATAGGTGATGGTATCGCCCGGGCTCATGGACTAAACAATGTTTTGGCTAATGAGCTGTTAGAATTTGACAATGGTTCTTATGGGATTGCTCAAAACCTTGAAGCCAATGATGTTGGTATTATCATTTTGGGTAATTTTGATAACATTCGTGAAGGGGACCAGGTTAAAAGAACTGGTCAAATCATGCGTGTTCCAGTTGGTGACGCATTAATCGGCCGGGTTGTTAACCCATTGGGTCAACCTGTTGACGGTTTAGGCGAAATCAAGACAGACAAGACGCGACCAATCGAATCAAATGCCCCAGGTGTTATGCAGAGACAATCTGTTAACCAACCATTGCAAACGGGTATTAAAGCGATTGATGCATTGGTACCAATCGGTCGTGGTCAACGTGAGTTAATCATTGGTGACCGTAAGACCGGTAAAACTAGTTTGGCAATTGACACAATTTTGAATCAAAAAGGGCAAGATGTTATTTGTATTTATGTCTTCATTGGTCAAAAAGAGTCAACTGTTAGAACTGAAGTAGAAACTTTAAAACGTTTCGGCGCAATGGATTATACTATTGTTGTTGAAGCAGGACCTAGTGAACCAGCACCGATGCTGTATATTGCACCTTATGCTGGTACCGCGATGGGTGAGGAATTCATGTACAACGGTAAGGATGTTTTGGTTGTCTTTGACGATCTATCCAAGCAAGCCGTTGCTTACCGTGAACTTTCCTTGCTTCTCCGTCGTCCGCCTGGTCGTGAAGCATATCCTGGTGATGTTTTCTATTTGCACTCACGTTTACTTGAACGTAGTGCTAAATTGAGTGATGAATTAGGTGGCGGTTCAATGACTGCATTACCATTCATTCAAACTGAAGCCGGCGATATTTCTGCCTATATTCCAACTAACGTAATTTCAATTACCGACGGTCAGATTTTCTTGCAAAGTGATTTGTTCTTTGCCGGAACTAGACCAGCGATTGATGCCGGAAACTCAGTTTCTCGTGTTGGTGGTAGTGCGCAGATTAAAGCAATGAAGAAGGTAGCCGGTACTTTACGTACTGATTTAGCTGCCTTCCACGAATTAGAAAGTTTTGCTCAATTTGGTAGTGACTTGGATCAAGCGACCCAAGCTAAGTTGAACCGCGGTCGTCGGGTTGTTGAAGTTTTGAAGCAACCTTTGCATGATCCGATTCCAGTTGAGAAGCAAGTTTTAATTCTTTATGCCTTAACGCATGGTTATTTGGATTCAATTCCAGTTGAAGATATTGCGCGGTTTGAAAAGGAAATGTATGACAACTTTGATAGTTCTCATGCTGATCTTTTGAAACAAATTCGCGAAACTGGTGAATTACCAGATGAAAAAGAATTACAAGCTGCAATTAGCAAATTCGCTGATAGTTTTTCACCAAGTAATAAATAG
- a CDS encoding F0F1 ATP synthase subunit gamma has translation MPASLLELKKKIASVKQTGKITEAMRMVSASKLNQTEKRDKGYTIYNDHVRQTLSRLMSRQVVNHLHKEMVSADEDNISKIDYENVFGLGIVSDMVQERKEVKSTGYLVITGDRGLVGSYNSAVIKNMMGLIEDSKAENKDIKILAVGSVGADFFKKNNLNVVYENDAITDVPTFDEVLPIVSTAIKMYLNGVYDELYVCYTHHINSLSSAFRVEKMLPIVDIDIGVEEAEVHKDLEYDIEPDINTVLSTLVPQYARSTIYGAILDAKTAEHASSMTAMQSATDNVNDLVSSLTTKLNRARQAEITTEITEIVSGAEALK, from the coding sequence ATGCCTGCATCTTTACTTGAGTTGAAGAAAAAAATTGCTTCAGTTAAGCAAACTGGTAAAATTACGGAAGCCATGAGAATGGTTTCTGCATCAAAGTTAAATCAAACCGAAAAACGTGATAAAGGTTATACAATTTATAACGATCATGTTCGGCAAACTTTGTCGCGGCTAATGAGTAGACAAGTCGTTAACCACTTGCATAAAGAAATGGTAAGTGCTGACGAGGATAACATCAGTAAGATTGATTACGAAAATGTGTTTGGTCTTGGAATCGTTTCCGATATGGTGCAGGAGCGCAAAGAAGTTAAGTCAACTGGTTATTTGGTAATAACTGGTGACCGCGGACTTGTTGGCTCTTACAACAGTGCTGTCATTAAAAATATGATGGGATTAATCGAAGATTCGAAAGCCGAAAACAAGGATATTAAAATCTTAGCTGTTGGGTCAGTTGGCGCGGACTTTTTCAAGAAAAACAACCTTAACGTTGTTTATGAAAATGATGCGATCACTGATGTACCGACTTTTGATGAAGTTTTACCAATTGTTTCAACCGCAATTAAAATGTATCTGAATGGCGTTTATGATGAGTTGTACGTCTGCTACACGCACCATATTAACTCGCTGTCATCTGCATTTAGGGTTGAAAAAATGCTACCAATCGTTGATATTGATATTGGCGTTGAGGAAGCTGAAGTACATAAAGATTTAGAATATGATATTGAGCCAGACATTAATACTGTCTTGTCAACTTTAGTACCGCAATATGCGCGTTCAACAATTTATGGTGCCATTTTGGACGCCAAGACTGCTGAGCATGCTAGTTCAATGACGGCAATGCAGAGTGCGACAGATAATGTTAATGACTTGGTATCGAGTTTAACTACTAAATTAAACCGTGCAAGACAAGCTGAAATCACCACTGAAATTACTGAAATTGTCAGTGGTGCCGAAGCTTTGAAATAA
- the atpD gene encoding F0F1 ATP synthase subunit beta has product MSEGEVVQVIGPVVDVKFPLDKNLPDINNALRVVISEDTSVVLEVTLELGDGVLRTIAMESTNGLRRGMKVEDTGGPISVPVGNDTLGRVFNVLGSPIDNGPEFSKDHPRKSIHREAPKYAELTTSQEILETGIKVIDLLEPYVRGGKVGLFGGAGVGKTTIIQELIHNIAQEHGGISVFTGVGERTREGNDLYFEMKASGVLSKTAMVFGQMNEPPGARMRVALTGLTLAEYFRDVEGQDVLLFIDNIFRFTQAGSEVSALLGRMPSAVGYQPTLATEMGQLQERITSTTKGSITSIQAVYVPADDYTDPAPATTFAHLDATTNLERSLVEQGIYPAVDPLESTSSALDPEIVGKEHYEVATGVQHILQRYHELQDIISVLGMDELSDEEKVIVSRARKIQFFLSQNFFVAEQFTGVPGSYVPIKDTIKGFKMILDGHLDDLPEDAFRSVGPIEDVLKKAQKMGVTASDPAAKALLEK; this is encoded by the coding sequence TTGAGCGAAGGTGAAGTTGTTCAAGTAATCGGCCCAGTTGTCGATGTTAAATTTCCACTTGATAAAAACCTACCTGATATTAACAACGCATTGCGCGTAGTTATATCAGAAGATACTTCTGTTGTCCTTGAAGTTACACTTGAGCTTGGCGATGGTGTTTTAAGAACTATTGCCATGGAATCTACTAATGGTCTCAGACGCGGGATGAAGGTTGAAGACACTGGCGGTCCAATTTCAGTACCAGTTGGTAATGATACTTTGGGTCGTGTGTTCAACGTTCTGGGCAGTCCAATTGATAATGGTCCTGAATTTAGTAAGGATCATCCGCGCAAGAGCATCCACAGGGAAGCTCCTAAGTATGCAGAACTGACAACTAGTCAGGAAATTCTTGAAACAGGAATTAAAGTTATTGACTTGCTCGAGCCTTATGTTCGAGGGGGTAAAGTTGGTCTGTTTGGTGGTGCCGGTGTTGGTAAAACCACGATCATTCAGGAGTTAATCCACAATATTGCGCAAGAACATGGTGGTATTTCCGTGTTTACTGGTGTTGGTGAAAGAACTCGTGAAGGTAATGACCTTTACTTTGAAATGAAGGCTTCAGGCGTTTTAAGTAAGACTGCTATGGTCTTTGGTCAGATGAATGAGCCGCCTGGTGCCAGAATGCGGGTTGCTTTAACTGGTTTGACTTTAGCTGAGTACTTCAGAGATGTTGAAGGGCAAGATGTTTTGCTCTTTATTGATAACATTTTCCGGTTTACTCAGGCTGGTTCAGAAGTTTCCGCTTTGCTTGGTCGGATGCCTAGTGCCGTTGGTTATCAGCCAACGCTAGCAACAGAAATGGGCCAATTGCAGGAAAGAATTACTTCAACAACGAAGGGTTCAATTACTTCAATTCAAGCCGTTTATGTGCCAGCCGATGACTATACCGACCCAGCGCCTGCTACGACGTTTGCTCACTTGGATGCTACTACCAACTTGGAGCGTAGCTTAGTTGAGCAAGGTATTTATCCAGCCGTTGACCCACTTGAGTCAACTTCTAGTGCTTTGGATCCAGAAATTGTTGGTAAGGAACACTACGAAGTTGCAACTGGTGTACAGCATATTTTGCAACGTTACCACGAATTGCAGGATATTATTTCTGTTTTGGGTATGGACGAGTTGTCCGATGAAGAAAAAGTAATCGTTAGTCGGGCGCGGAAGATTCAGTTCTTCTTATCGCAAAACTTCTTTGTTGCCGAGCAATTTACTGGTGTTCCCGGTTCATATGTTCCAATTAAGGATACAATCAAGGGCTTTAAGATGATTTTAGATGGTCATCTTGATGATTTACCTGAAGATGCTTTCCGTAGTGTTGGTCCAATCGAAGATGTCCTTAAAAAGGCACAAAAGATGGGTGTTACAGCTAGTGACCCAGCTGCAAAAGCATTATTAGAAAAGTAG
- a CDS encoding F0F1 ATP synthase subunit epsilon, protein MADPEKLFLVNIVTPDGVIYSHHSSIVEMRAIDGQRSVMYNHLPILTPLAIGEVKVKRSKEMNQAVNHIAVSGGYFEFSDNVATIIADSAERAKNIDVSRAQAARDRAQKYMAEAKAQHDQRSLQRAQIALRRAVNRISVYNSNN, encoded by the coding sequence ATGGCAGATCCAGAGAAACTTTTTTTGGTAAATATTGTTACTCCTGATGGCGTGATCTACTCGCATCATTCCAGTATTGTGGAAATGCGGGCAATTGATGGTCAGCGTTCAGTTATGTACAATCACTTGCCGATATTAACTCCACTTGCAATTGGTGAAGTTAAGGTTAAGCGAAGTAAGGAAATGAACCAAGCAGTCAATCATATTGCTGTAAGTGGCGGCTATTTTGAATTTTCAGATAACGTTGCTACAATCATTGCCGATAGTGCTGAACGTGCCAAGAACATTGATGTTTCGCGGGCACAAGCTGCTCGTGATCGAGCACAAAAGTACATGGCAGAAGCAAAAGCTCAGCATGATCAACGTTCATTACAGAGAGCTCAGATTGCATTAAGACGAGCTGTAAACCGGATTAGTGTTTACAATTCTAATAATTAG
- a CDS encoding DUF1146 family protein codes for MFQLGVHALISIVIYLITIGLSFQIMKSIQIEKIIRKGRTFEAQLLLIFAAIGLGFLVGNFFVTLIDTSLQLSNFF; via the coding sequence ATGTTTCAACTTGGAGTGCATGCGTTAATCAGCATTGTAATCTATTTGATTACAATTGGATTGTCTTTTCAAATTATGAAAAGCATCCAAATTGAAAAAATTATTCGCAAGGGTAGAACCTTTGAAGCACAATTATTGCTGATTTTTGCAGCAATCGGACTTGGCTTTTTAGTTGGCAATTTCTTTGTAACCTTAATTGATACGTCATTGCAATTAAGCAATTTCTTTTAA
- a CDS encoding rod shape-determining protein, producing MARDIGIDLGTANVLINVSGKGIVLNEPSVVAVNTSTNKVVAVGTEAYKMVGRTPGNIRVIRPLKNGVIADFDITEAMLSYFIEKLNVKGFMSKPNILICAPTGVTSIEQKAIIQAAEKSGGGKVYLDFEPKVAAVGAGLDIFKPQGNIVIDIGGGTTDIAVLSMGEIVTSQSLRYAGDHMNQAVVSYIKNKHNLLIGSRTAEQIKIEIGSAFEPDKEETITVRGRDMVDGLPKQVTVSAPEIQEALHDGLMTIIASTKEVLEKTPPELSADIIDRGIMLTGGGALLKNIDKLISYYLKVPVLTADHPLEAVALGTGTLLKNIEKHQRH from the coding sequence GTGGCACGAGATATAGGAATCGATTTAGGGACAGCAAATGTGCTTATCAACGTCTCCGGCAAGGGGATTGTATTAAATGAGCCATCAGTAGTTGCTGTCAACACAAGTACAAATAAAGTGGTAGCAGTAGGAACCGAAGCATACAAGATGGTTGGCCGGACTCCGGGCAACATTCGGGTTATTCGTCCGCTCAAAAATGGCGTAATCGCTGACTTTGACATTACTGAGGCGATGTTGTCATACTTTATTGAAAAGTTAAACGTAAAAGGCTTTATGTCCAAGCCAAATATTTTGATTTGTGCACCAACTGGTGTAACTTCAATTGAGCAGAAAGCAATTATTCAGGCAGCAGAAAAATCTGGTGGCGGTAAAGTTTACCTTGATTTTGAGCCGAAAGTTGCTGCTGTCGGTGCTGGCTTAGATATTTTTAAGCCTCAAGGTAATATTGTGATTGATATTGGTGGGGGGACCACTGATATTGCAGTCTTATCAATGGGCGAAATTGTTACCAGCCAATCGTTGCGTTATGCCGGCGACCACATGAACCAAGCAGTTGTTTCTTACATTAAGAATAAGCACAATTTGCTAATTGGTTCACGCACGGCTGAACAGATTAAGATTGAAATTGGTAGTGCATTTGAACCGGACAAGGAAGAAACAATTACGGTTCGTGGCCGGGATATGGTAGATGGCTTGCCTAAGCAGGTTACTGTTTCTGCACCTGAAATTCAGGAAGCCTTGCATGATGGTCTGATGACAATTATTGCTTCAACCAAGGAAGTCTTGGAAAAGACACCGCCAGAGTTGTCTGCTGATATTATTGATCGCGGCATTATGCTTACTGGTGGTGGCGCACTGCTCAAGAACATTGATAAGCTAATTTCGTATTATTTGAAAGTTCCTGTTTTAACAGCTGACCATCCATTAGAAGCAGTTGCTTTAGGAACAGGTACATTACTTAAAAATATCGAAAAGCACCAACGTCATTAA
- the yidD gene encoding membrane protein insertion efficiency factor YidD, producing MRKILIFLVKIYQKLISPILPPTCRYYPTCSTYMIDALKKHGPLLGLIMGICRILRCNPFVRGGVDPVPDKFTIFRNPHPERYEDEIIARKFHPNVK from the coding sequence TTGCGTAAGATTTTGATTTTTTTAGTTAAAATTTATCAGAAACTGATTTCACCAATTTTGCCACCAACATGTCGGTATTATCCAACGTGTTCAACCTATATGATTGACGCTCTTAAGAAGCACGGACCGTTGTTAGGACTAATAATGGGAATTTGCCGTATTTTGCGTTGCAATCCGTTTGTTCGCGGCGGCGTTGATCCAGTTCCCGATAAGTTTACTATTTTTCGTAATCCTCACCCTGAAAGGTATGAGGATGAGATTATTGCAAGAAAATTTCACCCAAATGTGAAGTAG
- a CDS encoding DUF2969 domain-containing protein, whose product MSKKPENINIEINEVKGKEVPTWEVVIPNKKSIGLIEKIDGRYRATTGKTSNVLYAKTLESSVNDLLSYFALHEK is encoded by the coding sequence ATGTCAAAAAAACCAGAAAATATTAATATTGAAATTAATGAAGTCAAGGGCAAAGAGGTCCCGACTTGGGAAGTGGTTATCCCGAATAAAAAGTCAATTGGCTTAATTGAAAAGATTGATGGCCGTTATCGTGCCACTACTGGCAAAACTAGTAATGTTTTATACGCAAAGACGCTTGAAAGTAGTGTCAATGACCTATTATCATACTTTGCGTTACATGAAAAATAG
- a CDS encoding FtsW/RodA/SpoVE family cell cycle protein produces the protein MVKVENETDLFDRIAWNVVVPVILLALVGLYSIYFAAVDDPSHMGSPMKAVVMQGLWYVISLAIVVFVMQFDAEQLLRVAPYIYGFGIILLIAVLFFYNRSVAGDTGAKSWFKLGPISFQPSEVMKPAFILMLARVVHEHNKKFAHTIKNDWLLIGKMAGWLLPVAILLKLQNDFGTMLVFIAIVGGVALVSGISWKIIAPMFAAVFVLAASVIFMVTTEGGQAFLSHFFQAYQFKRIMSWLNPATDTSKGAYQLWQSMQAIGSGQLFGNGFGKLSVYVPVRGSDMVYSVIGESFGFVGSVAVILLYLYLIVQMVKITFDTRNAFYSYVSTGVIMMILFHVFENVGMSIDLLPLTGIPLPFISQGGSALIGNMIGIGMILSMKFHNKDYMFSQAGDF, from the coding sequence ATGGTAAAAGTAGAAAATGAAACGGATTTGTTTGACCGGATTGCATGGAATGTAGTTGTTCCGGTTATCCTGCTTGCATTAGTTGGTCTGTATTCGATTTATTTTGCGGCAGTTGACGATCCTAGTCACATGGGTAGTCCGATGAAAGCAGTGGTTATGCAGGGGTTGTGGTATGTCATTTCTCTTGCCATTGTTGTTTTTGTCATGCAATTTGATGCAGAGCAACTGTTGCGCGTCGCGCCGTATATTTACGGCTTTGGGATTATCTTACTGATAGCCGTCCTGTTTTTCTATAATCGTAGTGTAGCGGGAGATACTGGTGCCAAGAGTTGGTTCAAATTGGGGCCAATTTCGTTTCAGCCATCAGAAGTCATGAAGCCGGCATTTATTTTAATGCTGGCACGAGTTGTTCATGAGCATAACAAAAAATTTGCGCATACAATTAAAAATGATTGGCTGCTAATTGGTAAGATGGCAGGATGGTTATTGCCAGTTGCAATTCTGTTGAAATTACAAAACGACTTCGGAACGATGTTGGTCTTTATTGCCATTGTTGGCGGTGTTGCATTAGTTTCAGGTATTTCGTGGAAAATTATCGCGCCGATGTTTGCAGCTGTATTTGTTTTAGCTGCAAGTGTGATTTTTATGGTAACAACAGAAGGCGGCCAGGCTTTTCTGAGTCACTTCTTCCAGGCATACCAGTTTAAACGGATTATGTCTTGGCTGAATCCGGCAACTGACACCTCCAAGGGTGCTTATCAACTATGGCAAAGTATGCAGGCTATCGGCTCAGGACAGCTCTTTGGTAATGGCTTTGGTAAATTGAGTGTCTATGTTCCCGTTCGCGGCTCAGACATGGTTTATTCGGTTATTGGCGAGTCATTTGGCTTTGTCGGCAGTGTTGCAGTCATTCTGCTTTATTTGTACTTAATTGTTCAAATGGTTAAGATTACCTTTGATACTCGGAATGCATTTTATTCTTATGTATCCACAGGGGTTATCATGATGATTTTGTTCCACGTTTTTGAAAATGTGGGCATGAGCATTGATCTGTTGCCGCTGACGGGGATTCCACTACCGTTTATTTCACAAGGTGGGTCTGCCTTGATTGGTAATATGATTGGTATTGGGATGATTTTATCCATGAAATTTCATAATAAGGATTACATGTTTAGCCAAGCTGGCGACTTTTAA
- a CDS encoding universal stress protein — protein MMKQYHHIQVAVDGSKEADLAFKKAVSAAIRNDATLEILHVIDTRSFQNVSSFDSEMIEQVSNDAKEKMEQYYKDAKQAGVQDVHFSIEFGSPKAIIAHEFPKKHHVDLIVLGSTGLNAVERLLIGSVTEYVTRTANCDVLVCRSRENSALTK, from the coding sequence ATGATGAAACAATATCACCACATTCAAGTCGCCGTTGATGGTTCTAAAGAGGCTGACCTGGCCTTCAAAAAAGCAGTTTCGGCTGCTATCCGCAATGACGCAACACTAGAAATCTTGCACGTAATTGATACGCGATCATTTCAAAATGTCTCGAGTTTTGACTCCGAGATGATTGAACAGGTCTCCAATGACGCAAAAGAAAAAATGGAACAATATTACAAAGATGCTAAACAAGCAGGTGTGCAGGACGTTCATTTTTCAATCGAATTTGGTTCGCCAAAAGCAATTATTGCGCATGAATTTCCTAAGAAGCATCACGTTGACCTAATCGTCCTTGGTTCTACTGGACTTAATGCCGTTGAGCGTTTGCTAATCGGCAGTGTAACTGAATATGTTACAAGAACTGCCAACTGTGACGTTCTCGTTTGCCGCTCAAGAGAAAACTCAGCTCTAACTAAATAA